The Methanocaldococcus jannaschii DSM 2661 genome has a segment encoding these proteins:
- a CDS encoding hemerythrin family protein has product MKKEIIKWSKDFETGIKAFDDEHKILVKTLNDIYNLLNEGKRDEAKELLKRRVVNYAAKHFKHEEEVMEKYGYPDLERHRKTHEIFVKTVIEKLLPKIEEGSENDFRSALSFLVGWLTMHIAKPDKKYGEWFKEKGIVIEDEAVKID; this is encoded by the coding sequence ATGAAAAAAGAGATAATCAAATGGAGTAAAGATTTTGAAACGGGAATTAAAGCATTTGATGATGAGCATAAAATTTTGGTTAAAACACTTAACGATATTTACAACCTACTAAACGAAGGAAAAAGAGACGAAGCAAAAGAACTTTTAAAGAGAAGGGTTGTTAATTATGCTGCAAAGCATTTTAAGCATGAAGAGGAAGTTATGGAGAAATATGGTTATCCAGACTTAGAAAGGCATAGAAAAACTCATGAGATTTTTGTTAAAACAGTTATAGAAAAGTTACTTCCAAAGATCGAAGAAGGATCAGAAAATGATTTTAGGAGTGCTCTATCTTTCTTAGTGGGATGGCTCACAATGCACATAGCAAAACCAGATAAAAAATACGGAGAGTGGTTTAAAGAGAAAGGTATTGTTATCGAGGATGAAGCAGTTAAAATTGATTAA
- a CDS encoding ferritin-like domain-containing protein, with product MELDLINEHKIGVTKGTELEKEVQANFEGECKEVGLYLAMARQAQREGLPEVAEVLIRIAMEEAQHAAHFAEMNGLISENLKENIEMMLKGECMANKEKKAAATKAKELGIDPAHDFFDESSRDEARHAKMLKGILDRYFK from the coding sequence ATGGAGTTGGACTTAATAAATGAACACAAGATAGGAGTAACAAAAGGAACAGAGTTAGAAAAAGAAGTTCAAGCAAATTTTGAAGGAGAGTGCAAAGAGGTTGGATTATACTTAGCTATGGCAAGACAAGCTCAGAGGGAGGGGTTACCAGAGGTTGCTGAAGTTTTAATAAGAATTGCTATGGAAGAGGCTCAACACGCTGCACACTTTGCTGAAATGAACGGTTTAATTTCAGAAAACTTAAAAGAAAACATTGAAATGATGTTAAAAGGAGAATGTATGGCAAACAAAGAGAAAAAAGCTGCTGCAACAAAGGCAAAAGAATTGGGTATAGACCCAGCTCATGACTTCTTTGATGAATCAAGTAGGGATGAAGCAAGACACGCAAAGATGTTAAAAGGAATCTTAGACAGATACTTCAAATAA